NNNNNNNNNNNNNNNNNNNNNNNNNNNNNNNNNNNNNNNNNNNNNNNNNNNNNNNNNNNNNNNNNNNNNNNNNNNNNNNNNNNNNNNNNNNNNNNNNNNNNNNNNNNNNNNNNNNNNNNNNNNNNNNNNNNNNNNNNNNNNNNNNNNNNNNNNNNNNNNNNNNNNNNNNNNNNNNNNNNNNNNNNNNNNNNNNNNNNNNNNNNNNNNNNNNNNNNNNNNNNNNNNNNNNNNNNNNNNNNNNNNNNNNNNNNNNNNNNNNNNNNNNNNNNNNNNNNNNNNNNNNNNNNNNNNNNNNNNNNNNNNNNNNNNNNNNNNNNNNNNNNNNNNNNNNNNNNNNNNNNNNNNNNNNNNNNNNNNNNNNNNNNNNNNNNNNNNNNNNNNNNNNNNNNNNNNNNNNNNNNNNNNNNNNNNNNNNNNNNNNNNNNNNNNNNNNNNNNNNNNNNNNNNNNNNNNNNNNNNNNNNNNNNNNNNNNNNNNNNNNNNNNNNNNNNNNNNNNNNNNNNNNNNNNNNNNNNNNNNNNNNNNNNNNNNNNNNNNNNNNNNNNNNNNNNNNNNNNNNNNNNNNNNNNNNNNNNNNNNNNNNNNNNNNNNNNNNNNNNNNNNNNNNNNNNNNNNNNNNNNNNNNNNNNNNNNNNNNNNNNNNNNNNNNNNNNNNNNNNNNNNNNNNNNNNNNNNNNNNNNNNNNNNNNNNNNNNNNNNNNNNNNNNNNNNNNNNNNNNNNNNNNNNNNNNNNNNNNNNNNNNNNNNNNNNNNNNNNNNNNNNNNNNNNNNNNNNNNNNNNNNNNNNNNNNNNNNNNNNNNNNNNNNNNNNNNNNNNNNNNNNNNNNNNNNNNNNNNNNNNNNNNNNNNNNNNNNNNNNNNNNNNNNNNNNNNNNNNNNNNNNNNNNNNNNNNNNNNNNNNNNNNNNNNNNNNNNNNNNNNNNNNNNNNNNNNNNNNNNNNNNNNNNNNNNNNNNNNNNNNNNNNNNNNNNNNNNNNNNNNNNNNNNNNNNNNNNNNNNNNNNNNNNNNNNNNNNNNNNNNNNNNNNNNNNNNNNNNNNNNNNNNNNNNNNNNNNNNNNNNNNNNNNNNNNNNNNNNNNNNNNNNNNNNNNNNNNNNNNNNNNNNNNNNNNNNNNNNNNNNNNNNNNNNNNNNNNNNNNNNNNNNNNNNNNNNNNNNNNNNNNNNNNNNNNNNNNNNNNNNNNNNNNNNNNNNNNNNNNNNNNNNNNNNNNNNNNNNNNNNNNNNNNNNNNNNNNNNNNNNNNNNNNNNNNNNNNNNNNNNNNNNNNNNNNNNNNNNNNNNNNNNNNNNNNNNNNNNNNNNNNNNNNNNNNNNNNNNNNNNNNNNNNNNNNNNNNNNNNNNNNNNNNNNNNNNNNNNNNNNNNNNNNNNNNNNNNNNNNNNNNNNNNNNNNNNNNNNNNNNNNNNNNNNNNNNNNNNNNNNNNNNNNNNNNNNNNNNNNNNNNNNNNNNNNNNNNNNNNNNNNNNNNNNNNNNNNNNNNNNNNNNNNNNNNNNNNNNNNNNNNNNNNNNNNNNNNNNNNNNNNNNNNNNNNAACGCCTGGTGCAACCAAGGTCATACAATAAGCCTACCCTTGGGCTTGCAAAGGTCATAGCTGCCTGATAAAAGCATGGCTGATTAGAGTCCATGCATATAAGACCTAATAGGATTGGCTTTTAACATCCATCAAGTAAAAATTTTGGCAAATAAGAAGCAAGGTTGATGAGAGTTTTGATCTGCCACTTGCACACcacaaaatattcaaaataatatccACTAAATGGTATCCAACatgctgaaattattttttttgtaaatgagATTAAGGAAAGCAATATGGTTCAATTAAACCAGGagttaaaaaaggaaaagggtgTTGAGCCATTCAATTACTTATTTGATATTGTTTCGACATTGGTTTACATATTTGAGTGACCAACTCGAACTTGAACTCGATGCCATGAGGTGTTCAATATCTCTCTCAAGTTCCAAATGTCTTCAACCTTTTCAAGTTGGACATTTGATGCTATATCCACCTACCAATCAATGTAAATATGGCCCTTGAAATTGGATATGCAAATTTATTTCACCTTTTGGTCCTAGAGGTGCTAGGTCCTGTTGCATCTATATTACTGGTACTTTGAACTTTTCATAAATGTACATTTCAAAGTGAGAGATATGTAGGAAAAGTAAGATTGTTGATTATGGTCATGTTAGATATACTTATAATGTAAGATTGTTGAAGTACTATTAAGTGATTTTGAAGCAAACATCATATTAAAATGGAGTTAGTAAGTCATTGTCCAATAGataattgtacttttttttaatgaatttcgTGCATTGTAGGAGAGTATAACTTATCGTCAACAAGTGGAACAAGAGTTTATATTGATTTGGAAATTTCTGAGATTGCTAATTTCAAAGATCAGTAagtgttttgttttggattcacatttttaatgtatttatattaaaatacacaaaaactaattaatatgaTATTTACATTATATATGTCATTTCTCTTATCAGGTATAGAATTCAATTAAAGGTTGAAGATAGCTCAGAAATGACCATATTCatcaaagaggaagagaaaaagaatagtTTACATCTTTATACACAATAGCTtgcccgtgcatcgcacgggttagtgactagtattatatatatagatacacaCAATTCTGTCCCTAATTAGCCCTCCCACCCAATAGCTAAACGCCTAGTTCCATTGCTGAAAATAGAGACTTACAGTTGGAGGCTGAAAGGTTGGACGTCCTCTGAGCATTAATCTCACTGGTTGGGTGGCATCAGCAGGTGGAATCTTTAAGATTTGGAATCTTttattttagggtttagggttgagggagagagagggagataCATTGGTGCAGAAAACATGAATGTGGTCCCTACAAATGGACCAAACTACCTTCCCTTGATCATGGACAGGGGTTTTGTTGGTGTATTGCATGATTGGTAATGAAACCTTCTTCctaccatttttcttttcagtaCAAATGATACATCTTGGTATTCTTGCTTGACCTGAAATCTCAACTAAATGTTATTCTATTGCTCCAGTCTTTCATATACATGCAAGGATAGTATATCAGGTTATTTAGTTTAGTCAGTGAACCCTGGAGATAAATTGATCCAAGTTACATGTTTGCTGTCCCCTTCCAGATATCTTTTCAATTGGCTGTCTTGTTCCATGCTTGAACCTGTTCGTAAAACACGAGATGCAACGTTCTTTGTGAACAATTCTAGTGATATTTAGGTTCCACGTGGACCAGAGCAGCCAGGTGCTGTTCAAATTACCATGCTGGAGCTGGCAGCACAAGGACATGCTTCAAAGGTATCGGCAGATAGTTTAGGTAGATATGAATAACAGTTACCTTTTTCACTGCTCGCTTTTAGTTTTCTGTTCTTCTCTGTGAAGAGCCTTGTACCTTAGTGGTAACTCTATGGATCATTTGTCAAACCGAAAAACACTATGGAACCAGTTTGCAATTGAATTGacttcaaatttaatttaatttaatttaattcaatgtCTTTGCAATgcgattgttttttttttttttttttttttttttttttttttttttttttttttttttttttttctaaatattcgcaattcaattatttttttggactagatataagttgaattttttttttttttttttttttctaaatattcgcaattcaattatttttttggactaGATATAAGTTGAATTGGAAGTCTTTAGTTTTTTGTGATTTAttgaggattttatttttaattcttaattaaATAGAAACTGGAAAGATGAGTGTTAACAGTACAAGTTGGTTCAAAGCTGCTAGTTTACCAGCAATTGCCTGTCTTTTAGCTACTCCTCTAGTCTTATACAAGTTATATCCTCCTGAAACCAAAGACACACCAGATGCCCCTGCCATGGCTGCAAAGAAATTGGAGCATATGGGTCCTGTTACAAGAAATGAGTGGGTGATGGTCGGTACAATGCTCCTTGCAGTCCCTTTGTGGGTCTTTGGGTATGTAGTATGCCTTACTTTGTGATAGTTATTATTAAATtaccatctcatatatatatatatatatacacacacatatatcacCAAATTGTTCCTTTTCTTTCCCGGCTGATAATTAGTAGCACAAAAgtcaattgtttttaaaaaaataacaaaaaaaactacTGGATAAGTTGAATTctccatttgtttttttgtatcCCTTGATTTGTTATCACTTTTTTGGCAATTGAACAAGactcaaaacacaaaataatagtCTTTGGTGTGTAGAACAACTCGCTACAGCATAttccagaaaataaaaaaattaccaaactaCCCCTAGTTTTagtaaaactttattaaaactGAACCAGCAACTTTCTAAGTAAAGAAACTAAATACTTAGATTCAATAATAACTAAAGTAGCCTTTAAAAGGTGCCAAAAAGCCCCCCACATCAAAATTAGTCCATAATTCTAGGTTTACTATTTAATCTTGTTTCTCCTTGAACACTTTACTTTTTGCATCATTAAGCCTAACGTATAAGTTATCATTTGTCCTTACTGCCATTATCTTTCAGGTACTTAATATACCGACTAAGATTAATAAGGGGACTGTTGAAATCATCACCCCTGTAGAGCTTATTAAGAAGGGTGACAAGGTTGGGTCCTCCAAGGCTGCCCTCCTTGCAGAGCTTGGCAGAAGGCCATTCTCTTATGGCCTCGTTGTTCTTCAAGTTTATAACGAATGACAAGGTCCTTTATCTTGTCAAAGACGTAGAGGCACATTACCAGGAACTTGAGAAATACTGTCCAGTACGTTTGATGCCTTCTTCCACCATCGAACGTACGAGACGGTCTTTCTGAAGCTCCTTGTAATGTCCCTCTGCGTCTTTGACAAGAGAAAGGACCTTGTTATTCATTATTACTTCATAGTGGCCCTTCTTCTGTCGATAAAAGTATAATGTTGAATGAGGTGACTAATAACTTATGTTGAATCATTTTGCTCATACAGTCATTGATAGTCATCCTTTAATACTGATCATTTGTGCATCCTTTTTGTGCAGCTGTTGGTGCCATATTGTCAGCAACTGATTCAGTTTGCACGCTGCAGGTACACGATGTTCATCCTTACATGAATGTTATACATGGAAATTGACATGCTCCATTAATGCATGATATTTTTGGCCTGATAAAGGTTCTCAATCAAGATGAAACGCCCTTACTTTACAGTATTGTATTCGGTGAGGGAGTGGTGAATGATGCCACCTCTATTGTGCTTTTCAATGCAGTCCAATCACTTGATGTCAGCAACATTGATCTGCTTACAGCATTGAAATTCTTGGGGACCTTCCTTTACCTCTTCTTCACCAGTACTGCTCTTGGTATAGCAGTAAGTTGTTTTAgtagttatttttttcttgttattattattattgtttcttttctttcctcctCTTTATTGGGCATCTCTCTTCAATTTCGGTCGTTTTATATACTGTATGTAAAGTACATAGTAAACAAGAAAACATGACAATCTTTTTGACGTAATTATGTTGTACTGGATAGGTTGAATAGATTTGCAGCTAACTTGAAGCAAGCTGCAGAAAGTGATGGCCGGATTGAGCGTTCTGTGAGAGAACAGTCAGCACTCATGTCAATCCTTGATTGCCGTCCAGTATGTTGAACTGTTTGAGTTATTTATGTTTATCATTTGTCTCTCGTGCCTTATACCATAGGCCTTGGATGATGCATTGACATgcaataagaaaatttaaatagcATAATCATACTCTGTCGAAAATGCAAGCTGATATGAATTTCAAAGGCATTTCTTGATCCAAGGTTGTCTTTTTGCATTTAAGGTTTTTGGTACAATTTATTGTGTAAGGCTGTGTTGTTTCAttggtgaatttttttatttttttatttttggtaaatcaCACTAACCTTCCTTAAAGTTTGAGGAAATGTCGGAATCcctttcttattttcaaaaaatgacaCTTAGCCCCCtatggttattattttttatattttattttaaaatttttcttacgATATAACCAATCTGGTTAttaagcaaaatttttttgggtggatATAGTGGTTGAGAATTTaatatgagaaatttgaaaatttgtaatgAACATAAATGGTCATAAGGGGTTATTTGTTGTGTAAATCAATATATTAAGGGGTGGAGTGTATTTTACAAAAATAGGAGGGGGTTTTTGAAATTTCGACAACCATTCTCAAACAATGTAATTTACCTGTATGAACTCTTTTCCCAATTGTGAATCCACGTGTATGAACTCTTTTCCCAGTTGTGATAGATATAGAACCATTGAGTAAGCTCACCAACTTCAGCAAAAGTCACTAATTTCTGTTGTATTGCTATGAAAACATGGGTTCATAAACGTGGTTTCTTTGATGGTCTATGTTTCCGATTGGCAATCTGGTACTTTTAATGGAATATCAATTGCTTAGCGTAATTGAACTATTTGGTTGTATTTCATTAACTTAAGAACTGCTGGCCTAGCACTCTGCGGTTTAGTATCTGCTTTTGTTGGCATGATTAATCCTTCTTGCAATACCTGATTGAGTGTAACTTATTAACATGTATAGAAGAAAAGTATATACTTGTTGAACTCACAGTTGGATTTTCCATTTAACAATCACTACCGTTGATTCACCAACAAATTGAGGCATGTAATGCAAATTCATATGAGATGGGTGATTATGCATGTAGTGATATTTTGTGATATAAATTTTCTCAGTAtccatgtataattttatattgcatggtcctttgCTTATTTCATTGTTGGCGTTAATGTTATTAAATATAATGTGCCAAACATCCATCTGTAAGTGGGTCTTGCTTAGTTCCAACTACTTATACAGCACCTTGTCCTTAAACCAATAcagataaaaataaactaagaaACTTGAAAAGATATAGATGCAATGGCAGCATTTTAGGAGAGCAGCCTCTGTTCATTTTGTGTATCCTCCTTATAGAGCATTTTAAAATGCCATTCTTTCACATACTAGTTGATATCTGATTAATGGATTGTGGCTTTGAAACAGGGACAAGGAGCTTGTCATTTCCTTCAATGGGAGGATACTCAagaaattaccacaattaatgATCTTGTAGATGAAAGCAAACATGGCATATCTGTAGATTCTACTTCAACAAGCCATGAGTTAGTCACTAAAATGGGTGATTTGagtattaataatttaaagagGAAGTTTGATTCACTAGAGATGGAAAATCCTCAACATCTCCCAACTTCTGTGGCTGTACATGAACATTTTGAGAAAGATCAAGAGCCTGTCATAGAGAGGAGTGAACATGATGAGACTTCAGAGAATTTAACATCTACAAAGTATATTGATCCATCACGAGTTGAGGACTCTTCAAATCTCCAAGACCTAGTTGTGCTGGAGGTTGAGTTGACTGTAAGTGAACCTTCTGCTCTTACTGTATCTTTGCATTCTTGTTGGCCTTTTGCCAATGGTGATTGGTACAGTTTTTGTGTCAATCATAAACTCCTCGTGTATGCATTGGCATATGTGTTCAGTGTGAAATGCTCCTGTCTATCATCATTAATTGTCTGATTTTTAACTAGTTAACACTTGTGACATGGTATGACCTGATTAGACATGGTGTGACTTGGGTGGGGTAGTGTGAGTTGTGAGGGTGGTTTTGATAGTTGTGGATAAAAATGCCCACACCTTATATGGAGGAAGTGGGGAATATTTGGCTAAACAAAAACGGGAAGGCTGCTATCCTTAACATGAAAGTGGGAATGATAGTAAATCCCTACACAcacatgtatgtatgtgtatatgtgcAAGTACATAAATAACTATCAAAAATGATGGTTCATATCTGTTTATGtgcgctttgaaaatgtgttgcaattttgattttctacagGCAATACAAGGAATACATGGAGAATCTATTGGAGtatctaatatattttttgctttgGGGACAGAGCCCTTCAAAGATCTTGATAGAATATTCTCAGAGGTACACAAACACACttgatgtgatatatttttcaCGCAATAGtgtttattttgataagtacaatattgagactcatttttaaagttttaatttagGCACGTGCTAAATTAATATGATTAATGGCAAAAATATTTAGACTAGGTAGCTTAACCTAGCCTCATAAACGAGAGGTGGAATGTGAATTCATGGGTTTAATTCAGTATGGGTGTCagttgtattttcctttctaaTACTGCTTTTAAGCTGTGTGAATTAGAGGTTCTTTGGTATGTTTGTGActgttggaacttggaaggccTAGATTGTAATTGGTTATATTGGAAAGAATTTATTTAGTGGGCTTTAAAAGTGCTATGTAAGATACATGTGTGTCAGAAGGCATTTAGTTCCAGAAACCACTAACCAGTTTATTATAGTTAAATTATATTATCCTTGGCTTCAtcgtttgatttattttatagaaattaatAGCATGATAGGCTTTAAAGTGCTGTGTAAAATTCATGTATTGGGAGtaatttttaattcataaaatCAATTTATCATAGTTAACTTATGCTATTTTCATCTTCATCCTTCAATGTGTATATATGGAATGTGAACGAGATTCCATCAAAATACTGTAGACCCTAATCTTTTAGATTTAGAACCTTCTATATGTGTTGCTTTATTTTCCCCTCAATAAAAATTAAGGTATGATGGGTTTGTGGCAGATCGAGACTGAATTTGAAGACCAAAGGGCAAATAATGCAATAGAAGGATGGGAGAACATGGGTCAAGAAAATGGACATGTTCCTGCTCAGCACACTGTAATTGATCTTCATTATTACAGCACAGTTGAAGAGTTGGTGGAAGTGGGTCCTGAAAAGTTAATAATCGGTAaggagttttttatttttatttttaataaacctATAGTTGTAAGGCTTCAGAACATATGACCTTACAAAAGTAATTGTTAATCATTTTCCCCCCCTACTAAAAGATATAAGGTGTGTGTTAGCAAAAATTCTAGGATGTGAATGTATGTTATTGTCTGTGCATTactttctaattaaatttcagtcaaataCCTAGTCAGttcttaaaattattatcaCCTTTTCCAACTAAAGGCGGTTCAATTTTATGCAGAAGCTTGCTATAGGTACAATTTAGAGCtacacaagaaagaagagattgCTGAGGAAATTGCACGGTTGAGGAGTGCGGTTAGTGCTATAACGGAGTCAAAGAAATCTGCAAAGGGGGCTCCAGCACAACTTCTGGATGCATTTAGCAAGTTAGAGGTCAATAATAATCGGAACCTAGAGAGGGCCATGAAAGAGATTACCTCATGAGGGTTCCTCCCCCCAGTTCCCTACCACCTCATCCAGGATTCTCCATGGTTAAGTCAATGGCAATGAGTGAGGTATTGGATGCGACCAAGGAGAAGATGTTTTGCAAGCCTTGTTCCTGACAGCAGTGCAAAGGCACTTTGTAGGTATACTGAAATGGTTGATGATGTTATCAGAACACAAGCTGAAAAATTACAAGCAGCCAGTTAGTTAACCCGAGTAAGGCTCAAAGAGATGGAACTTCCTGATTCCATTCTAGCTTTAGAAGGGAATTTCACTCTCCCAATGGAGCTCAAAGAAGATGTGGAGGCAGTGCAGATAAGTGGGGGCCCTGCTGGTTTGGAAGCAGAGTTACAGCAACTTAGGGATCTGAGGAGGGTCAACCAGGAAATGCTGGTCCAGATAGCAGAGTTACAGCAAAATATGATTGCATTAGTGAAGATATTGCCCACAATATTGAGGCACAAGAACAACTGTTGCTGCAAATCCAggtttaattctttattttactgcatttttttttttgtttattttctttgaatatcagctttattttttcttttactgaATGTGATGTTTTACCAAATATAATTGGTTTTGACTGGAGAATATGTTATGAACCAAATTTGACATCTTTATTCATATAATTGTTAGTCTCTAATATCTTCTCagttaaaaaaaaggagagatttTAAGAGGGATTTCATGATCCTCAAATAATTGTTTGACATTTCTTTCAGGCTCAGAATGATGATTTTTCAACCATCTTTAATCTTGAAGATTATAAAggttggttttttctttttttggattataatatatatatatatatataactatttttGTATCTGTTTGtcatatacattttttaagCATTCATTCAATTTTCTGGCATTTTTGTATCATTAATGTGTAACAAATCTTCATTCTTGCTGTACTTTTTAGAGTGTAATGAATGGCTCAAAGTTTTTCATTTAGACCATGTTGCTCTGGCATGTCAGTTGTTGTTGGCTTCTGTGTTGATCTTTTCCCTGCTATTTTTTCCAGCATCTCGTGAGAAATGTTACTAGCAGATTCAAGCTGCCATAGCAAAGTTCCGAGAGATTAAGGAGAACAGCAATGAGGGACTGAAATTTTATGTTACTCTACAGGTTAGAAATGTTTGGTTAGACTGTGTGgtgcaattatttatttaatatagttATTGTTCAAGTATACACTTGCTCCTCTTTGTAGCTGTGGGGGAGATTTAATATTATTGATGTGCATAGATCTCTCCTTGTGAGCATGTGTACgtgatttttttcattattgtaTTTGTGAACTTTGCTAGAAGTGACTAGTTATTTTGTATGCatcataaattttagttttttggtttttttttttgggggagatGTGTATGTACTTCCTGGGTGGCATATTTGTATTGGTAATCATGGTAATGCATGTGTTGTGGAGTGAGAGGGAGGAATTCCTTCCACTTTTAAAATGGTGTGGAGATTCCAATTATGGAGTAGAAATGTTCTTTTTTGAGAGTCAGAGTGTTGTATGAGTAGTTCTTTACTGTTGGAACTAGGGATGAGCATTCcattatagattatatagaCCTATTTCTTTTAGAGCCTTATATTTTGTTTGACTCTCTTCCCAATTCTTTAGGAATGTTTGTAACTTGTATATACATCATGTGTACCCAAGATTTCCTTTTTTCAATAGaattaacataaaaaaagaGTTGATAAATGAGCTCTCTTTTTTCAACAAGATGCAATTACAAATGTCAAGCAGCAATGCAACGATTTTGTCATGACCAATCTTCATTACAGTGCCGGGAAATGACTGAAGATGTGCAAAGACAAATGGCGGGCCTCAGTTTCCAAGATAATAAAAACGCAGGTGCTTACAACAACTACCCTTCAGGCATGAGTATGGCCAACCTGCTTATCCGGGGTGTCAAGGCCCATACGACAATGCCCATGCACAACAATCTGGATCTCATCCTCGGCCTCCTTACACCATCCCAGCTCCATACCTTCCTCCTCACCAAAGTGGCTACTATAAGCAACAATAGTGTAGCTGTGTAGCATCTATCCATTTTGGCtatataatttgattgttttttatatgGAATTTGTCACTTTGTTCCATCCTTGGTTAAATGGATTCGATTTAGCTAGATCTTATTTATGATCGTATAGCCTCTTCATAATCTGTATGCTGGTTTGCCTAATGCTTTGTATGTGAATTGCATAGCTTGTACAAGGATTTTTCTATGTACAGCTTTTAAATTATGTTGACATTTACCGAAATGATActaatttgataaataaaaatcatctaTTTCACCTTTTCTGTTCCATTGATGCTTCTATCAATCACAAATtgttagaatttattttttccttataaaataaccaatgtttaaaatggggaaaaaaaatcagacaaATGGGAGGTTGTGATTGATATATTTGATAGACAATAATTTGTTCACTAGATAAATGCATAGCCAGTTTTGCTGCTTGAGGTGGGAAATTTCCTATGAGTGTCTTTAGAAATAAGTGTTTCCTTGGGGTGTttattgtttctctctttttggttgtttttttatgaatgagcATGATTGCACTGATGGTACTGACCAAGCTTCAATTGGAAGTTGTAGCATCAATGCTCAAAGCACGAATAATTAAAGGGCTGATAATTCATTGACAATATATATTACTGCTTGAAGGGGAAGGGAaggatgtgtgtgtgtgtctatagcATTCAGGAAAAATCATAGTTAAGAATTGTGAACATTGGGTTCAataaaggcttttttttttttttttttttttggagcaaaaGAACCCTTACAAGTAATATTCtcccctaaaaaaataaaataaagaattttttttttttttttacctaaataATAAGGCTATTGCATTTACGTGGAACTCTCTTGCCATTTCTCTTTTTGGTCTTTGTATAATTAACTATAATAGGAGGA
This genomic stretch from Quercus lobata isolate SW786 chromosome 3, ValleyOak3.0 Primary Assembly, whole genome shotgun sequence harbors:
- the LOC115982214 gene encoding uncharacterized protein LOC115982214 isoform X1 gives rise to the protein MLELAAQGHASKVSADSLAVGAILSATDSVCTLQVLNQDETPLLYSIVFGEGVVNDATSIVLFNAVQSLDVSNIDLLTALKFLGTFLYLFFTSTALGIAGQGACHFLQWEDTQEITTINDLVDESKHGISVDSTSTSHELVTKMGDLSINNLKRKFDSLEMENPQHLPTSVAVHEHFEKDQEPVIERSEHDETSENLTSTKYIDPSRVEDSSNLQDLVVLEVELTAIQGIHGESIGVSNIFFALGTEPFKDLDRIFSEIETEFEDQRANNAIEGWENMGQENGHVPAQHTVIDLHYYSTVEELVEVGPEKLIIEACYRYNLELHKKEEIAEEIARLRSAVSAITESKKSAKGAPAQLLDAFSKLEVNNNRNLERAMKEITS
- the LOC115982214 gene encoding uncharacterized protein LOC115982214 isoform X2, producing the protein MLNELLVPYCQQLIQFARCSIVFGEGVVNDATSIVLFNAVQSLDVSNIDLLTALKFLGTFLYLFFTSTALGIAGQGACHFLQWEDTQEITTINDLVDESKHGISVDSTSTSHELVTKMGDLSINNLKRKFDSLEMENPQHLPTSVAVHEHFEKDQEPVIERSEHDETSENLTSTKYIDPSRVEDSSNLQDLVVLEVELTAIQGIHGESIGVSNIFFALGTEPFKDLDRIFSEIETEFEDQRANNAIEGWENMGQENGHVPAQHTVIDLHYYSTVEELVEVGPEKLIIEACYRYNLELHKKEEIAEEIARLRSAVSAITESKKSAKGAPAQLLDAFSKLEVNNNRNLERAMKEITS